In Bos javanicus breed banteng chromosome 2, ARS-OSU_banteng_1.0, whole genome shotgun sequence, the following proteins share a genomic window:
- the LOC133256237 gene encoding antifreeze protein Maxi-like, which produces MDAAAAGAAAGVAANLVASAAVAAATATATTTTAATITATTTSTTTGIRREDSGEEGGLMLGSAKGPLNSPSGGLAHVSLLTSPESSLLTPWAAVVVEVVVAVVVAAVVAVVVAAVVAVVVAAVVAVAAATAADATGWAAAPAAAPAAMAAVGAAAASPWSAATAAPAAATHVAVVVGRAVTSRSAAARSNAATR; this is translated from the exons ATGGATGctgcagcagcaggggcagcagctggtgTAGCAGCCAACCTGGTAGCATCTGCAGCTGTTGCAGCTGCCACAGCCACTGCCACAACCACCACTGCAGCCACTATCACAGCCACCACAACTTCTACAACCACAGGTATCCGTAGAGAGGACTCAGGAGAAGAGGGAGGTCTGATGCTTGGCTCGGCTAAGGGGCCATTAAATAGTCCATCTGGGGGTTTGGCACATG TCTCCCTCCTCACCTCTCCTGAGTCCTCTCTACTGACACCATGGGCTGCTGTGGTTGTGGAAGTTGTGGTGGCTGTAGTGGTGGCTGCGGTGGTGGCTGTGGTGGTGGCTGCGGTGGTGGCTGTGGTGGTGGCTGCGGTGGTGGCTGTGGCAGCTGCAACAGCTGCAGATGCTACCGGGTGGGCTGCTGcaccagctgctgcccctgctgctatggctgctgtggGGGCTGCTGCAGCGTCCCCGTGGTCTGCTGCCACCGCTGCACCTGCAGCTGCAACTCATGTGGCTGTGGTGGTGGGAAGGGCTGTTACCAGCAGAAGTGCAGCTGCCAGAAGCAATGCTGCCACTAGGTGA